AAAACAAGGGCAGTTTGGTTTATTTAGCTATTGGAAACCAACAAAAAATCTTTCTGTTTCTTTAAGTGGTGGTATCGGTTGGCACCACCAGCAAGAAAACGATTACACCACACCAAAATTATATGATGGTCATTCACAACGAGCACATTCATTATCAGGCTCAATGACAACTACATATCGTTTTAAAATGTAATTAGTTTATAGCGTTAATTACGCTATTGCTTGTTTCATGTGCACGATTTGTATTATTTACAAGTCGTGCACAAAGAGCATAACGACAGTTAGCTCGACGATAATAGTGCCCCATTTATATACTAATCTATTTCACTTTTTATGATGAGCTTATTATTGATAGATATAAGGTTATAAAGCCTTCTCTTGAGCTTATCCCTTTAGCTAAATAATACGAAAAGTTGTCCCGCCTATTTTAGAACACCCATCTCTTTTCAGTTTTAAATAATGCCCAATAAGTAGGTAATTAAACCCTATTTTTTTATCAAAATGTAAAGTTATACTGTTTTTAGTATTAAATACGTTAAAAGACTTGATAAAATTCAAAAAAGCCTTATTTATAAGATAGTTTTTGCAATGTGATAATTAGATAAAATAGGAACAGTATCAATATGATGAGAATTGCGTTATTCCTTTTAACAAACTTAGCTGTAATGTTTGTTTTTGGGATCATCTTATCTTTAACCGGTATACAAGGTCGCAGTGTTCAAGGTTTGATGATCATGGCGGGTTTGTTTGGTTTTGGTGGTGCATTTATTTCACTGTTAATGTCAAAATGGATGGCATTACGTTCAGTGGGTGGTCAAGTTATCGAAAACCCAACTTCAGAAGTAGAGCGTTGGTTATTAGATACGGTAAGACGCCAATCTGAACAAGTCGGTATTAAAATGCCACAAGTGGCTATTTATGATGCACCTGATATTAATGCTTTTGCGACAGGCGCTCGTCGTGACGCTTCGCTGGTGGCTGTAAGTACAGGATTGTTAGCCAATATGAGTCGTGATGAGGCAGAAGCGGTTATTGCTCACGAAATTAGCCACGTTGCTAATGGTGATATGATAACCATGACCTTGCTTCAGGGGGTTGTGAATACCTTCGTTATCTTTATTTCGCGTATCATTGCACAATTCGTTGCTAACTTTATTTCGAGTGATGAAGAGAGTGAAAATAGCAATGGTAACCCATGGGTTTATATGGGTGTTTCAATGGTACTGGAAATTGTATTTGGTATTCTGGCAAGCATTATTACCATGTGGTTCTCTCGTTACCGTGAATTCCATGCAGATGCGGGATCGGCAAAACTTGTTGGTCGCGAGAAGATGATTGCAGCATTACAACGTTTAAAAACGAGTTATGAGCCACAAGAAGAGAGCAGTATGATGGCTTTCTGCATTAATGGCCGTAATAAGTCATTTAGTGAATTATTTTTATCTCACCCACCATTAGACAAGCGTATTGAAGCACTACGCAATGGTGAGTATCTAAAATAAAAATATTAAAGGCTATAAATTAACGCCAATGTTTAAACGCTCAATATGATCAGTATTGGGCGTTTTTTATGGAAAATATTGATATTTAATCTAAGTATTCCCCAAAATAAGCCATGGCTTTTTCTTCATCAATCTTGAGATTACCTTTCCATCCGGCCCACGGCATTTCCATATCAGAACGTCCTTTGGTGTTATTAAGCAGATTTTCTGCAATGGTAATATCACCGAAATTGGCCCAGCTATTTAAAGATAATGAAATAAAGGCGTTGGGAATAACACCCACTAAAGCAAGTGAGTGCAAGATACCTCGCTTGGTGTATTTATCACCAGAAATTAATTTAGCTTCATTTAACCGTTTTTCAAACTTACCCGGAGTTTCATCTTCATGGGCGTTACGTAATAAATGAAGTAATTGCTTAAAGGTCTCTTTGTCTGCCTGCGTTGGACTAACGGGAGGAATTGTTAGCAAGTGCTTTAAATTCAGATAAGCATAAGAGGGATTGCCAGTATAAGAATTACCGTAATAGAGGCAATATTGAAAATAACTATCATTAATATACTTTTGGTGGTTGCTATCACTACAAATCCAACAACAGGCATATTGAGGTTTTTCGTCATAATTATGTAGTGGCAAATTTTGTAATTTATGGAAAGCGCCTAAAACAGAGCGTCCTCTAAGATAGCTACCACCAACACCAGCCACAAATGCATCTAAACAACGTTTTTGAGTGAGTAACGGATTGTTTTTTAAACTATGTAATTGATTAATAATATCTGAATGATCCGCAAATTTTTCAATAATATTAGGTTGCCAATTGGATGCTAATAATATGTTTTTTTCCTTTTCGGAAAGAACATCAAGATGATAAAGAGAAACTTGGCGTTCAGGATCATATTGGCTGTTTTCATACTTATAGAGTTTTCGCAAAACTCGCATAATTTTTTGCACGATTTTACCTTGTTATATTTATAGGTTTTTTATTGATATTGGTGAATGGCATAGATAGAAGATATGTAACTTAATATAGATATAAAAAAAAGCCAGTTCAAATGAACTGGCTCTCTCAATAGAGGTAGATAAAGTTTATTTTACTGTAAGTTCTGTTTCTTCATCTTGATTGAAGACCGCCTTATCCGTTTGTCCCATGATTTGGCTGGTGATTGTACCAGCAGTCATTGAGCCACTGACGTTTAATGCGGTACGTCCCATATCAATTAATGGTTCTACAGAGATTAATAGGGCAACTAATGTCACAGGTAAACCCATTGCAGGCAGAACGATAAGAGCTGCAAATGTGGCACCACCACCAACACCCGCAACACCCGCAGAGCTGACGGTTACGATAGCAACTAAAGTGGCTATCCACATTGGATCTAAGGGGTTAATACCCACGGTTGGTGCAACCATAACAGCGAGCATTGCAGGATAGATACCGGCACAACCATTTTGGCCAATCGTTGTACCAAAAGATGATGAGAAACTCGCGATAGATTCTGGCACACCTACACGTTTGATTTGTGTTTCAATATTTAACGGGATACTTGCTGCACTTGAACGGCTAGTAAATGCAAATGCTAATAATGGACCCGCTTTTTTGAAGAATTTAACTGGGTTTAAGCCTGTAAAACTAACAAGTAATCCATGAACCACAAACATTAAGCCAATAGCAACATAAGAGGCAACAACAAAGCTTCCTAATTGAATGATGTCGTGCATATTTGAGCTGGCTACAACTTTAGTCATCAGCGCCATAACACCATAAGGGGTTAACATCATAACGATACGAACTAGCTTCATGATCCATGATTGTAAGCAATCAATCGCAACTAAGACTTTTTCGCCGCGAGGCTGGTCTTCTTTGAGTAATTTCAGCGCAGCCATACCTAAGAATGTAGCAAAGATAACAACGCTAATAATCGATGTTGAGCTTGCACCTGTTAAGTCAGCAAATGGATTTTTAGGAATAAATGACAAAATAAGCTGAGGCATGGTTAAGTCAGAAACCTTACCCATGTAATTTTGCTCAAGCGCAATTAAGCGTTGTGCTTCTTGTTCGCCTTGTACTAAGCCTTCTGCGGT
This portion of the Proteus vulgaris genome encodes:
- a CDS encoding L-cystine transporter is translated as MNFPLIINVLVFVVLLLVLAKLSQRQWSLSKKVLVGLVFGVAFGLALHAFYDSHDPIIKESILWFNIVGNGYVQLLQMIIMPLVFASILSAVARLHQASSLGKISGLTIGTLLFTTAISALIGIVIANLFGLTAEGLVQGEQEAQRLIALEQNYMGKVSDLTMPQLILSFIPKNPFADLTGASSTSIISVVIFATFLGMAALKLLKEDQPRGEKVLVAIDCLQSWIMKLVRIVMMLTPYGVMALMTKVVASSNMHDIIQLGSFVVASYVAIGLMFVVHGLLVSFTGLNPVKFFKKAGPLLAFAFTSRSSAASIPLNIETQIKRVGVPESIASFSSSFGTTIGQNGCAGIYPAMLAVMVAPTVGINPLDPMWIATLVAIVTVSSAGVAGVGGGATFAALIVLPAMGLPVTLVALLISVEPLIDMGRTALNVSGSMTAGTITSQIMGQTDKAVFNQDEETELTVK
- the htpX gene encoding protease HtpX; protein product: MMRIALFLLTNLAVMFVFGIILSLTGIQGRSVQGLMIMAGLFGFGGAFISLLMSKWMALRSVGGQVIENPTSEVERWLLDTVRRQSEQVGIKMPQVAIYDAPDINAFATGARRDASLVAVSTGLLANMSRDEAEAVIAHEISHVANGDMITMTLLQGVVNTFVIFISRIIAQFVANFISSDEESENSNGNPWVYMGVSMVLEIVFGILASIITMWFSRYREFHADAGSAKLVGREKMIAALQRLKTSYEPQEESSMMAFCINGRNKSFSELFLSHPPLDKRIEALRNGEYLK